A genomic stretch from Podospora pseudoanserina strain CBS 124.78 chromosome 3, whole genome shotgun sequence includes:
- a CDS encoding hypothetical protein (EggNog:ENOG503NUFV; COG:Q) — protein sequence MAGEERCSFDYLKMLSTFFITVGLGLGITYLILNYPRLKQNYHLSRHRSSLPPSPPTLKTGISKPWLWFRELHQQYGDVVYLQLGPTPTILLGSAQAAWDLLERKGSIYSSRPRFIMGQELLSNNLRGLMAGYNDFWRRWRKLLHSGFMARQSEKYRWIQSLESKVLMKELLDKPEGFREWMERYAASVVVMVTYGRRVTDVRKDEVVEMNRLAMERLTLVNIPGKYAVERYPALKYVPAILAPWKRMVLEQREKDVQMYTSLMNDVKSRMAEGRLPDCFAKHLLDEQKGLGMTDLEVAYTAGTPFGAGVETSAGSLASFMLACVKFGHSFIPKAQAELDDVVGRDRMPTFDDLPNLPYINAIVSETLRWRPIAVLGGTPHATTADDWYKGMYIPKGSTIIAPLWSIHLNEKDFPDPHTFLPERFLDKERIAAYPGTTGHSAFGWGRRICPGMHLGQASVSINIARILWGFDVKPANDEKTGKEIDVDIFAFSDGFNSSPLPFPCEIRPRSSKHVEGIEREYREARSKLEMYEV from the exons atGGCTGGTGAGGAGAGATGTTCCTTTGACTATCTCAAGATGCTATCAACATTCTTCATTACAGTAGGCCTGGGGTTAGGAATCACATATCTCATCCTCAACTATCCACGT TTGAAACAAAACTATCACCTCTCCCGCCACCGCTCCTCactccctccttcaccaccaaccctcaaaaCAGGCATCTCCAAACCCTGGCTCTGGTTCCGAGAACTCCACCAACAATACGGCGACGTAGTCTACCTCCAACTCGGCCCCACGCCCACCATCCTTCTAGGTTCAGCTCAAGCAGCATGGGACCTTCTCGAGCGCAAAGGGAGCATCTACTCCAGCCGCCCACGGTTCATCATGGGCCAGGAGCTGCTCTCCAACAACTTGCGAGGGCTGATGGCTGGGTACAATGATTtctggagaagatggaggaagcTGCTTCATAGCGGGTTCATGGCGAGACAGTCAGAAAAGTACAGGTGGATTCAGAGCCTGGAGAGCAAAGTTTTGATGAAAGAGCTGCTCGACAAACCTGAAGGATTTAGGGAGTGGATGGAGCGGTATGCGGCCAGTGTGGTTGTCATGGTGACGTacgggaggagggtgacggaCGTGAGGAAGGACGAGGTGGTTGAGATGAACaggttggcgatggagaggttgactTTGGTGAA TATTCCAGGTAAATATGCAGTCGAGCGTTATCCTGCTTTGAAGTACGTCCCCGCCATTCTTGCCCCTTGGAAGAGAATGGTGTTGGAACAAAGGGAAAAGGACGTTCAGATGTACACCTCGTTGATGAACGATGTCAAGTCTCGAATGGCCGAGGGAAGATTGCCGGACTGTTTCGCCAAGCACTTATTGGATGAACAAAAAGGACTGGGAATGACCGACCTGGAGGTGGCGTATACGGCAGGAACACCTTTTGGAGCTGGCGTGGAGACG tCCGCAGGATCCTTGGCGTCGTTCATGCTTGCTTGTGTCAAATTCGGGCATTCGTTCATCCCAAAAGCCCAAGCTGAGctcgatgatgttgttggccgAGACAGAATGCCCACGTTTGACGACCTGCCGAATCTCCCCTATATCAACGCCATTGTTTCCGAAACCCTCCGCTGGAGACCCATCGCTGTTTTGGGTGGCACCCCACACGCCACCACGGCAGATGACTGGTACAAGGGGATGTACATCCCAAAGGGGAGCACCATCATCGCGCCTTTGTGGAGTA TCCACCTCAATGAAAAGGACTTCCCTGATCCCCACACTTTTCTCCCAGAGCGTTTCTTGGACAAGGAGAGGATAGCAGCCTACCCCGGCACAACCGGCCACAGCGCGTTTGGGTGGGGTAGGAGAATTTGTCCGGGGATGCACCTCGGCCAGGCGTCCGTCAGTATCAACATTGCAAGGATACTGTGGGGGTTTGATGTGAAGCCTGCGAATGATGAAAAGACCGGCAAAGAGATCGACGTTGACAT ATTTGCCTTTTCGGACGGGTTCAACTCTAGCCCGTTGCCGTTTCCCTGCGAGATCAGGCCCCGGTCGAGCAAGCATGTTGAGGGTATTGAGCGGGAGTATAGGGAGGCTCGTTCCAAGCTCGAGATGTATGAAGTGTGA
- a CDS encoding hypothetical protein (COG:E; EggNog:ENOG503NWYP) encodes MTTNPFDELLGHAYYIVHPDLNCFIPSTPSIPVKHQVIMGDTTSDLPTCGRTRSEPVKFGRALRDSEFLFNPSYRNLNHGSFGTIPSHIRNLMRQYQDQAEAKPDPFIRYTYPQLLDESRAAVAKLLGVPTETCVFVSNATMGVNTVLRNIVWNKDGKDEILYFETIYGGCAKTVDYVAEYSRGLVHSRCVPILYPCPDGDIVENFEKAVQEVEKEGRRVRLALFDVVSSNPGVRFPFEAITASCKRHGILSLVDGAQGIGMVKLNHLGEVDPDFFVSNCHKWLHVPRGCAVFYVPLRNQGLIRSTVPTSHGFEAAELQGGNLKRVNPLPPNGKGYFVNGFQFVGTVDNAPYLCVKDAIKWREEVLGGEVRIRDELIKMAREGGRLVAEALGTEVLDNKEGTMSACAMTNVALPLPAEDIEASGEEPAVHSYVLGTLMEEYQTFVAVFIFQGRWWARLSAQVYLDLQDFKWVGGVLKDVCDRVVRGEYKKSKVPDTSV; translated from the exons ATGACAACCAATCCATTTGACGAGTTATTAGGGCATGCTTATTATATTGTCCACCCTGATCTGAACTGCTTCATTCCTAGTACTCCGAGCATCCCAGTCAAACACCAAGTCATCATGGGCGACACCACTTCAGATTTACCCACATGCGGCAGGACCAGGTCTGAACCTGTCAAGTTTGGCCGCGCCCTTCGCGACTCTGAATTCTTGTTCAATCCTTCGTACCGCAATCTCAACCACG GCTCATTTggcaccatcccctcccacatccgCAACTTGATGAGGCAATATCAAGACCAAGCAGAAGCGAAGCCCGATCCCTTCATCCGATATACATACCCTCAGCTCCTCGATGAGTCCCGCGCTGCCGTGGCCAAGCTTTTGGGTGTCCCAACGGAGACATGTGTCTTTGTGTCCAACGCCACCATGGGCGTCAACACGGTGCTCCGTAACATCGTGTGGAACAAGGATGGGAAAGACGAGATCCTGTACTTCGAGACTATCTACGGCGGGTGTGCAAAGACGGTGGATTATGTGGCGGAGTACAGCCGTGGATTGGTTCACAGTCGATGTGTGCCCATTCTATACCCCTGTCCAGACGGGGATATCGTTGAGAACTTTGAGAAAGCGGTGCaagaggtggaaaaggaggggaggagagtcAGGCTGGCTCTGTTTGATGTGGTCAGCTCGAATCCCGGGGTCCGGTTCCCTTTCGAAGCCATCACTGCTTCATGCAAGAGGCACGGGATTCTATCGCTCGTTGATGGCGCGCAGGGGATAGGCATGGTAAAGCTTAATCACCTCGGCGAGGTTGATCCAGATTTTTTTGTGTCCAACTGTCACAAGTGGTTGCATGTGCCGAGGGGTTGTGCGGTTTTTTACGTCCCTTTGAGGAATCAAGGACTGATCAGATCGACGGTGCCGACTTCGCATGGGTTCGAGGCGGCTGAACTGCAGGGTGGGAACTTGAAAAGGGTGAACCCGCTGCCGCCCAATGGGAAGGGCTATTTTGTGAACGGCTTTCAGTTTGTGGGGACGGTGGATAACGCGCCTTACCTGTGTGTCAAAGACGCGATCAAATGGAGGGAGGAagttcttggtggtgaggtgagaaTTAGAGACGAGCTGATCAAGATGGCAAGGGAAGGGGGCAGGCTGGTGGCGGAGGCGTTGGGAACTGAGGTATTGGATAATAAGGAGGGAACGATGTCTGCATGCGCCATGACCAATGTGGCGTTGCCTTTACCGGCAGAGGATATCGAGGCAAGTGGAGAGGAACCAGCAGTTCATTCCTACGTCCTCGGCACGCTCATGGAGGAATATCAGACTTTTGTAGCAGTCTTTATCTTTcagggaaggtggtgggccAGGCTCAGCGCGCAGGTTTACCTTGACTTGCAGGACTTTAagtgggttggaggagtgTTGAAGGATGTTTGTGACCGGGTAGTGAGAGGTGAGtacaagaagagcaaggtACCTGACACTTCTGTGTAG
- the LAG1_1 gene encoding sphingosine N-acyltransferase lag1 (COG:U; EggNog:ENOG503NWJM) produces the protein MAPTYAINPTQPSPIYPFILPSYKLGDGFTPAQYGKGPRDIAFVIFYTVFLTFTREFCMQEIFNPLTLKCGILSRAKRARFAENMYTALHIAIIGPWGMYLMHRTPVWYFDTHGMYEGFPHRTHEAGFKCYYLLQAAFWM, from the exons ATGGCTCCCA CCTACGCCATCAATCCGACCCAGCCAAGTCCAATTTATCCATTCATCCTTCCATCCTATAAGCTGGGAGATGGCTTCACTCCAGCGCAGTACGGCAAAGGCCCCCGTGACATCGCGTTTGTCATCTTCTACACCGTTTTCCTTACCTTTACACGCGAGTTCTGCATGCAAGAGatcttcaaccccctcaccctcaaatGTGGCATACTCTCACGCGCCAAACGAGCGCGCTTCGCCGAAAACATGTACACAGCCCTGcacatcgccatcatcggACCCTGGGGGATGTATCTCATGCATCGCACCCCAGTCTGGTACTTTGACACGCACGGAATGTACGAGGGTTTCCCGCACCGCACCCACGAGGCAGGGTTCAAGTGTTATTACCTCCTCCAGGCCGCCTTCTGGATGTAG
- a CDS encoding hypothetical protein (EggNog:ENOG503PAGZ), with product MKPSRFPFALLPLAAAARGGSFRGLSHIATEIFSFPPTNPIFIENLFVLPDARLLLTSFVHFGPDTNSPLHILNPVTSSVSVVTTLPNSTSQTGIAKLSGTNRYAVTAGILGDNFEFLNNTVNVYVVSLGWDASSATVVDTIPVPGVISANGLVAVGNVVLSADSRGGRILRVDTVTRTSSVAFADPLLFGDPANVSGSLGITGVNGLFLKRHGGQRWVYFTNSARGVYGRFKVNSLGYKVGRMEVLMTATSDDPVGFTNSLDDLVVDGDTDGYIAWQDRSLLKVKRYNNGTTAQTVVLGPGGVATGNTGITLKTPTSVALGLDGGHIYVGTGGAVAGNLTGGQVVKVTI from the coding sequence atgAAGCCGTCACGATTTCccttcgccctcctcccccttgccgccgccgccagggGAGGAAGTTTCCGTGGCCTCTCCCACATCGCCACAGaaatcttctccttcccccccaccaacccgaTCTTCATCGAAaacctcttcgtcctccccgacgcccgcctcctcctcacctcctttGTCCACTTCGGCCCAGATACCAACTCACCGctccacatcctcaaccctgtcacctcctccgtctcggTGGtgaccaccctccccaactccaccTCCCAGACCGGCATCGCCAAGTTATCCGGCACAAACCGCTACGCCGTCACCGCTGGAATCCTCGGGGACAACTTTGAGTTTTTGAACAACACGGTCAACGTGTACGTCGTGTCGCTGGGGTGGGACGCGTCGAGCGCGACGGTGGTGGATACAATCCCCGTTCCCGGGGTCATTAGTGCGAACGGGCTCGTGGCGGTGGGGAATGTCGTTCTCAGCGCCGACTCCCGGGGCGGGAGGATCTTGAGGGTCGACACCGTCACCCGGACGAGCAGCGTCGCTTTTGCGGACCCGTTGCTGTTTGGGGACCCGGCAAACGTGAGCGGGTCTCTGGGGATCACGGGGGTGAACGGGCTGTTTCTCAAGCGGCACGGCGGGCAGAGATGGGTGTATTTCACCAATAGTGCGAGGGGGGTTTACGGACGGTTCAAGGTTAACAGTTTGGGGTATAAAGTCGGGAGgatggaggtgttgatgacgGCAACGAGCGATGATCCTGTTGGGTTTACGAACTCGCTGGATgacttggtggtggatggggataCGGATGGTTATATTGCCTGGCAGGATCGGTCGTTGCTCAAGGTGAAGCGATACAACAACGGGACCACTGCGCAGACGGTTGTTCTCGGGCCTGGGGGTGTTGCAACTGGAAATACGGGCATCACATTGAAGACGCCCACGTCCGTTGCTCTGGGCCTTGACGGGGGTCACATTTATGTTGGAACAGGAGGTGCTGTAGCCGGAAATCTGACCGGAGGACAGGTGGTCAAGGTTACGATCTAA
- the ats1 gene encoding Peroxygenase 1 (COG:E; EggNog:ENOG503P4H0), protein MSPDPIVRHARREDVPAILELIRELADYEHELSSVEATEEKLLCTIAFAPSSSTSTVPAADETEPTSSNKPARCLILLSPQGIPAGIALYFYNYSTWRARPGIYLEDLYVKQSERKKGYGKRLLVELAKEVVALKGGRLEWSVLKWNEPSIKFYESIGANMMSEG, encoded by the exons ATGTCTCCAGATCCAATTGTTCGTCACGCTAGACGCGAGG ATGTTcccgccatcctcgagctGATCCGTGAACTCGCCGACTATGAACACGAGCTCAGCAGCGTCGAAGCCACTGAGGAAAAACTACTATGTACCATCGCCTTtgccccctcctcgtccacaTCTACCGTTCCTGCTGCCGACGAAACCGAGCCGACATCCTCAAACAAGCCAGCCCGCTGCCTGATCCTCCTGAGCCCCCAAGGCATCCCCGCTGGTATCGCGCTGTATTTCTACAACTATAGCACCTGGCGCGCCCGCCCCGGCATCTACCTCGAAGATCTCTACGTCAAGCAGAGCGAGCGCAAAAAGGGGTACGGCAAGAGACTGCTAGTCGAGTTGGCCAAGGAAGTCGTGGCCTTAAAGGGAGGGCGGCTTGAGTGGAGTGTGCTCAAGTGGAATGAACCCTCCATCAAGTTCTACGAAAGCATTGGCGCCAATATGATGAGCGA GGGTTGA
- the TFS1 gene encoding carboxypeptidase Y inhibitor (MEROPS:MER0018285; EggNog:ENOG503P2W6; COG:S) codes for MTIMTFYSLLLHLFILIGQFAAGAIVIVNEQHPLPKTGNSIWNTQDDVQKAYDMFDYLLLDDQTNVRYYTVGSRMPKSSLLMLSFTIVIDDFLPSLLMNATWSSHHHTHADLGNTLEPSLLESAPSVKLMASKPTLWKKGVTYVIAMTDPDAPSRDDPKWSEFCHWIAIGVPTSSGISPTFSDEIMGYKPPSPPEKTGKHRYVLLAFAPANGTTEKLHLSRPSARKHWGYDVGNDEDKDTKGVREWAAENGLVPVGANFFYAQNKKQ; via the exons ATGACCATTATGACATTTTACAGCCTCCTATTGCACCTCTTTATACTCATTGGACagtttgctgctggggcaATTGTTATTGTCAACGAGCAGCATCCTCTCCCGAAGACCGGTAATAGTATCTGGAACACCCAAGACGATGTACAGAAAGCGTACGATATGTTTGACTACTTGCTCCTAGATGACCAAACTAACGTGAGGTACTACACCGTAGGCTCCAGGATGCCGAAATCATCCCTACTG ATGCTGAGCTTCACCATAGTCATTGACGATTTTCTTCCTTCACTTTTGATGAACGCCACATGgtcttcccatcatcacactCACGCCGACCTTGGCAACACCCTCGAACCTTCCTTGCTCGAATCAGCTCCTTCAGTAAAACTGATGGCGTCCAAGCCTACCCTCTGGAAGAAAGGCGTTACTTACGTTATCGCCATGACGGATCCGGATGCTCCATCGCGCGATGATCCGAAATGGTCCGAGTTTTGCCATTGGATCGCAATAGGCGTGCCGACCTCATCTGGGATTAGCCCTACCTTTTCTGATGAGATCATGGGGTACAagcctccatcaccacccgaGAAGACTGGGAAACATCGGTATGTTCTGTTGGCATTTGCCCCTGCCAACGGTACTACTGAAAAGCTACACTTGTCGCGGCCGAGTGCAAGAAAGCATTGGGGATATGACGTTGGCAATGATGAAGACAAAGACACGAAAGGGGTCAGAGAATGGGCTGCAGAGAATGGGCTTGTTCCTGTTG GTGCCAATTTCTTCTATGCTCAAAACAAGAAGCAGTGA
- the SWI6 gene encoding transcriptional regulator swi6 (COG:S; EggNog:ENOG503NV0N) → MASATVATSVAATSHRPSFSGPASTALIPTPTAPPPQTAATMQLSQQMTASQQSHQYPQPSSQQPFSMSQPSSQTLNLQSSYRQYTDPAPQPAEHVMPIYSALYSGVGVYETEANGITVMRRQSDGWLNATQILKVAGVEKGRRTKILEKEIQTGEHEKVQGGYGKYQGTWIPFERGLEVCRQYGVHEVLHALLTHKRGQDGGSAPDVDTPTKEQAMAAQRKRLYNASSQESRGGGVQQGGTFFKSISSTASHAINAISKARFESPAPRNRNPPSRAPSFQRQPSMQDAGDFPPNSQHSFVSNYGAPESAFGSQETQPVVNETVEPARKRQRILTPAHSFGGLTPTYPSMNPYAENFPGSPTEPNESFIYSRNEPEYAPGPLRPLPYETAPEAEAKRSMLMQLFLNTAGPDENQKSILRNMIPQELDGPIDAQSNTALIWAATLARMPLLRALVEAGSSPFRVNASGETALMRACNATNSMEHGCFPDLLDILGGTLDVRDDKGRTVLHHIALVSAVQGRNVCTRYYLESLLEWVVRQGSNPSSQSQTYGSNGLASSRMNIGRFMGEIVNAQDNRGDTALNVAARVGNRSIISQLIEVGADPEIANTAGLRPLDFGIGLADGHSASGETGERNAPQGSRQKSRENSDEVVNSISHLINESTSQFQGELKKKQDAIDALHGSLRTTSAQVGEARRNLEALQEKLTAQQLARQKASNLALACEEEEMGLRQLVQQHRVSVDNLGPEQDWAAELRAVLTEAKQQTADDTGVDGHLAADADKPHPAARLPSAAVLRARIRAVHARGEQTRHMVGRLKARSKQRELQYRKLVSLCTRRPEAEVDRLLETLTKAVESEKGELELGRVRRFLGGVEGVVA, encoded by the exons ATGGCCTCGGCAACCGTCGCAACCTCTGTCGCTGCCACCTCCCATCGCCCGTCCTTCTCTGggcccgcctccaccgctcTGATACCCACTCCCAccgctccacctccccagacTGCTGCCACTATGCAGTTGTCACAACAGATGACCGCCTCGCAGCAGTCTCATCAGTACCCccagccctcctcccagcagccCTTCTCCATGAgccaaccctcctcccagacTCTCAACTTGCAGTCTTCCTATCGCCAGTACACCGACCCAGCACCGCAGCCCGCTGAGCATGTTATGCCTATATACTCG GCTCTCTACTCGGGTGTTGGTGTCTACGAAACCGAAGCCAATGGCATTACCGTCATGCGCCGCCAGAGTGATGGCTGGCTCAATGCGACACAAATCCTAAAGGTGGCaggggtggaaaagggacGCCGGACAAAAATATTGGAAAAGGAGATCCAGACGGGCGAGCATGAAAAGGTTCAGGGTGGCTACGGGAAATACCAGGGCACATGGATCCCTTTTGAACGCGGTCTCGAGGTTTGCCGTCAGTATGGCGTCCACGAGGTGCTCCATGCACTTCTCACCCACAAGCGGGGCCAAGATGGAGGAAGCGCCCCCGATGTCGACACGCCAACAAAAGAACAGGCCATGGCTGCCCAGAGGAAGCGTCTGTACAACGCAAGCTCTCAGGAGAGCCGCGGAGGTGGTGTTCAACAGGGTGGCACATTCTTCAAGAGCATTTCGTCAACCGCATCCCATGCTATCAATGCTATTAGCAAAGCCAGGTTCGAGTCGCCCGCTCCCAGAAATCGCAACCCTCCGTCTCGCGCTCCCAGCTTCCAACGCCAGCCGTCCATGCAAGATGCTGGTGACTTCCCACCAAACTCCCAGCACAGTTTTGTGTCCAACTATGGGGCCCCCGAATCCGCCTTTGGTTCTCAAGAGACACAGCCGGTGGTCAACGAGACGGTCGAGCCTGCGCGCAAGAGGCAAAGAATTCTCACACCCGCTCACAGCTTTGGAGGGCTCACCCCGACATATCCAAGTATGAACCCCTACGCCGAGAACTTTCCCGGGTCGCCCACCGAGCCGAACGAGTCGTTCATCTATTCCCGGAACGAGCCGGAGTATGCTCCTGGTCCGCTGCGTCCGCTGCCATACGAAACAGCtcccgaggccgaggcgaaACGCAGCATGCTGATGCAGCTGTTCCTCAACACGGCCGGCCCTGACGAAAACCAAAAGAGCATCCTCCGCAACATGATCCCGCAAGAACTTGACGGTCCCATTGATGCTCAGAGCAACACAGCCCTCATCTGGGCTGCCACTCTTGCCCGGATGCCGCTCTTGAGAGCCCTCGTGGAGGCGGGATCTAGTCCATTCCGTGTGAACGCATCCGGAGAAACGGCCCTGATGAGGGCTTGTAATGCCACCAATTCCATGGAACACGGGTGCTTCCCCGATCTTCTGGACATCCTGGGCGGTACCCTGGATGTGAGAGATGACAAGGGCAGGACGGTGCTGCATCACATTGCCCTCGTCAGTGCGGTACAAGGTAGGAATGTATGCACCCGGTACTATCTTGAGAGCTTACTTGAGTGGGTGGTCCGCCAAGGGAGCAATCCAAGCAGTCAGAGCCAGACTTATGGAAGCAACGGGCTTGCCTCGTCAAGAATGAACATTGGTCGGTTCATGGGAGAGATTGTCAACGCACAAGACAACCGAGGTGACACGGCCCTGAACGTGGCAGCACGTGTGGGCAACCGAAGCATCATCTCACAACTCATCGAGGTTGGCGCAGACCCTGAAATCGCCAATACCGCCGGTTTACGTCCCTTGGATTTTGGCATTGGGCTGGCAGATGGACACTCTGCCAGTGGCGAGACCGGGGAGAGAAACGCTCCTCAGGGGTCGAGACAGAAGAGCAGGGAGAATAGCGATGAGGTTGTCAACT CCATCTCTCATCTTATCAACGAGTCAACCTCTCAGTTCCAGGGCGaactcaagaagaagcaagacGCTATCGACGCGCTTCACGGATCTTTGCGCACAACCTCGGCCCAGGTTGGCGAGGCTCGCCGCAACCTAGAAGCTCTTCAAGAGAAGCTTACTGCCCAGCAGCTCGCCCGTCAAAAAGCCTCCAACCTTGCGCTGGCctgtgaggaggaggaaatggGACTTCGTCAACTCGTACAGCAACACCGTGTCTCCGTCGACAATCTTGGGCCTGAGCAGGACTGGGCCGCCGAACTCAGGGCGGTTCTCACCGAAGCAAAGCAGCAAACAGCCGACGACACCGGAGTGGACGGccacctcgccgccgacgCGGACAAGCCACATCCCGCTGCTCGTCTCCCTAGTGCCGCCGTGTTGCGTGCCAGAATCAGGGCGGTTCACGCCAGAGGGGAGCAGACACGACACATGGTTGGTAGACTGAAAGCACGGAGTAAGCAGCGGGAGCTGCAGTACCGGAAACTTGTCTCACTCTGCACACGCCGGCCAGAGGCAGAAGTCGACCGGCTGCTCGAAACTTTGACGAAAGCCGTCGAGTCGGAGAAGGGCGAGCTTGAACTTGGAAGAGTCAGGAGATTtcttgggggggttgagggtgtcgtTGCTTGA
- the LAG1_2 gene encoding sphingosine N-acyltransferase lag1 (COG:U; EggNog:ENOG503NWJM), whose product MVLGLEARRKDFNQLIGHHVVTVALAALSYRFHFAYMGTAVYITHDISDFFPSLSKSLNYVESKAQGWSFGLCIVMWIYLRHYINLRILYSMLPGGSSALLGLQVPAGERHHI is encoded by the exons atggtgttgggcttGGAAGCTCGCCGCAAGGATTTCAACCAGCTCATCGGACACCACGTCGTCACGGTGGCGCTTGCGGCGTTGAGTTACCGGTTTCATTTTGCATATATGGGTACCGCGGTCTACATTACTCACGACATCAGCGACTTTTTCCCTTCGCTATCAAAATCGCTAAACTACGTGGAGAGCAAGGCGCAGGGCTGGTCGTTTGGGCTGTGTATCGTCATGTGGATTTACTTGCGGCACTACATCAACTTGCGGATCTTGTACTCGATGCTGCCTGGGGGGAGTTCAGCACTGTTGGGCC TACAAGTCCCCGCTGGCGAACGTCACCACATTTAG
- a CDS encoding hypothetical protein (EggNog:ENOG503P5BE; COG:S): protein MSRPLQLPPPTTTLGLYRQLLRESSYLPSLARPHVDHQIKDRFRRYQKGHVDNDRLRKKLKDAHHELRVLRAANAGDMNRMQKILLKAFGRTGSRRRDLFSNLVRRPSPATTEELEAQVSGTRAWSFDRDPDWLDGWDTEALLAFAKVQAKTSLPSSPRGPLLPKHAVSPDKDIPKENVYGNPFPEKVARTKVRKLYASLADRVLPPLPESEWDRLALVAEGKFEEAGWYVPSRRSAAKSLAGDADAQAGEWKWQLYATRPVGLVDVAQNKKQRLLSGALDENTPHGNTQPVDRHIYTAKFWKRLVKSIWLLTAKGTRDPEKGGYRVTWARAPFQAPTATTSGMEFFESLPVDASLSNKTQGPKKRGRKSAR from the coding sequence ATGTCCCGACCACTTCAATTACCCCCTCCAACGACCACTCTTGGCCTCTATCGACAGCTCCTCCGCGAATCGTCATACCTGCCTTCGCTGGCCCGTCCACATGTCGATCACCAGATCAAGGACCGCTTCCGTCGATATCAGAAGGGCCACGTTGACAATGACCGCCTTCGaaagaagctcaaggatgCCCATCATGAGCTCCGAGTCTTGCGCGCTGCCAATGCCGGTGACATGAACCGGATGCAGAAGATTCTGCTCAAAGCTTTTGGCCGCACTGGCAGTCGACGCCGGGACCTCTTTAGCAATCTGGTACGACGCCCGTCCCCAGCTACCACCGAGGAACTGGAAGCACAAGTGAGCGGTACCCGAGCGTGGAGCTTTGATAGGGATCCAGACTGGCTGGATGGGTGGGATACCGAGGCCCTTCTTGCATTTGCCAAGGTCCAGGCAAAAACAAGTcttccatcctctcccagaGGGCCCCTGCTTCCCAAGCACGCCGTCTCGCCAGACAAGGATATCCCAAAGGAGAATGTGTACGGCAATCCGTTCCCGGAAAAGGTGGCGAGAACGAAGGTCAGGAAGCTATATGCCAGCCTGGCCGACCGAGTACTTCCTCCGTTGCCGGAATCCGAATGGGACAGGCTTGCTCTGGTGGCCGAAGGGAAATTTGAAGAGGCCGGATGGTACGTACCCTCTCGGAGGTCTGCCGCGAAGAGTTTGGCAGGAGATGCCGACGCGCAAGCAGGCGAGTGGAAATGGCAGCTCTACGCTACGAGGCCGGTTGGCCTGGTTGATGTTGCACAAAATAAGAAGCAAAGGTTGCTCAGCGGGGCTTTGGATGAGAACACGCCACACGGGAATACTCAGCCAGTGGACCGTCACATATACACAGCCAAATTCTGGAAACGTCTCGTCAAGTCGATATGGCTCCTCACTGCAAAGGGGACGCGCGACCCAGAAAAGGGTGGCTATCGTGTCACTTGGGCGAGGGCACCTTTCCAGgctccaacagcaacaacctctGGGATGGAATTTTTTGAGTCCCTGCCAGTCGACGCATCGCTCAGCAACAAAACCCAGGGCCCAAAAAAGAGGGGACGGAAATCGGCACGATAA